A stretch of Sulfurimonas autotrophica DSM 16294 DNA encodes these proteins:
- a CDS encoding DUF7488 domain-containing protein, whose protein sequence is MLRLFIAFHLLFLNLYACKGGYTSCVQKAKDAKIMQQNSLYIPIKYDQRIVYSHKKPKSKILKYDPFLSLYLIEDQKPFAYPYDINMRLQLGTAILNDKTAKESRIVQHQIGLNFFGKYNQKLPAPAIISSSCCSLEAIVSYKGVIEKEYLQYFLKTKTALYSDIGIRVHDENRLVLVNASDPFITNNPFKVQDCIVMYDNKKIKNAASLMRKILFSPLGSKHTVKVKRGAKFLTFKVQSRQRYGGGFLSDTFLEQKGIYFDEGLHVSSLNKKFQSYGLKIGDKLIQVNGVAVQNQNELRRYIENFKDYSSLLFERNKFQFFVNIK, encoded by the coding sequence GTGTTACGCCTATTTATAGCGTTTCATCTTCTTTTTCTAAATCTTTATGCCTGCAAAGGCGGCTATACTTCCTGTGTTCAAAAAGCAAAAGATGCAAAAATTATGCAACAAAATTCTCTTTATATTCCTATAAAATATGATCAGCGCATTGTTTATTCACATAAGAAGCCAAAATCTAAAATTTTAAAATATGACCCATTCTTATCTCTTTATCTTATAGAAGATCAAAAACCTTTTGCCTATCCCTATGATATTAATATGCGCCTACAGCTTGGAACAGCTATACTTAATGATAAGACGGCCAAAGAAAGCAGAATAGTACAGCATCAAATAGGACTCAATTTTTTTGGAAAATATAATCAAAAACTTCCTGCACCGGCTATTATTAGCAGTAGTTGCTGCTCTTTAGAGGCCATAGTAAGCTACAAAGGAGTTATTGAAAAAGAGTATCTGCAATATTTTCTCAAAACAAAAACAGCCCTTTATTCTGATATTGGAATACGTGTGCATGATGAAAATAGATTGGTGTTGGTAAATGCAAGTGACCCATTTATAACAAACAACCCTTTTAAAGTGCAAGATTGTATAGTAATGTATGATAATAAAAAAATTAAAAATGCCGCATCATTAATGAGAAAAATTCTTTTTAGTCCCCTAGGCTCAAAACATACAGTAAAAGTAAAACGCGGTGCAAAGTTTCTAACCTTTAAAGTCCAAAGCAGACAAAGATATGGCGGCGGTTTTTTGAGCGATACATTTTTAGAACAAAAAGGCATTTATTTTGATGAGGGCTTACATGTAAGCTCTTTGAATAAAAAGTTTCAAAGTTACGGGCTTAAAATTGGAGACAAGCTGATTCAGGTAAACGGAGTTGCTGTCCAAAACCAGAATGAACTGCGCCGCTATATAGAAAATTTTAAAGATTATTCCTCACTTTTATTTGAGCGTAATAAGTTTCAGTTTTTTGTAAATATTAAGTAG
- a CDS encoding polyprenyl synthetase family protein, translated as MQNFEQFLLDNLPTSKSIHPTYESALQNMLEAGGKRFRPALLLGVVKAYNPLMLESARHAALAVEFLHTYSLIHDDLPAMDDSPLRRGKPTLHVSFDEVTAILVGDALNTYSFEVLANAPFSDETRVKLIRELASNGGLNGMVLGQAIDCYFENKPLAVEDIKTLHTNKTAKLIAASLKMGALIVGRDDAADKLYDFGIKLGLLFQIQDDILDVTQSSQEAGKLTNNDEDKNSFVTILGLEEATNEANILADELNNEMCNFDESLQRELSPLLTKYINRHKEQ; from the coding sequence ATGCAAAACTTCGAGCAATTTTTATTAGACAACTTACCAACATCAAAAAGCATTCACCCTACTTACGAGAGTGCATTGCAAAATATGCTTGAAGCCGGCGGCAAAAGATTTCGTCCTGCGCTTTTACTTGGTGTTGTTAAAGCTTATAACCCTTTAATGCTGGAATCTGCAAGACATGCAGCCTTGGCAGTAGAGTTCTTGCATACTTATTCTCTTATCCACGATGACCTGCCTGCTATGGATGATTCACCCCTGCGTCGTGGTAAACCTACTTTACATGTAAGCTTCGATGAAGTAACTGCGATTTTAGTCGGAGATGCACTCAATACCTACTCTTTTGAAGTATTGGCAAATGCTCCTTTTTCAGATGAGACAAGAGTAAAACTCATTCGTGAACTTGCAAGTAACGGTGGACTCAACGGTATGGTTTTGGGGCAGGCGATTGACTGTTATTTTGAAAATAAGCCCTTAGCCGTTGAAGATATTAAAACACTCCATACAAACAAAACGGCAAAACTCATTGCAGCTTCTTTAAAAATGGGAGCTTTGATTGTTGGACGGGATGATGCAGCAGATAAACTCTATGATTTTGGAATTAAGCTAGGATTGTTGTTTCAGATTCAAGACGATATTTTAGATGTAACCCAAAGCTCCCAGGAGGCAGGAAAACTGACAAATAATGATGAAGATAAAAACAGTTTTGTTACTATTTTGGGGCTTGAAGAAGCAACAAATGAGGCAAATATTTTAGCAGATGAGCTAAATAATGAAATGTGTAATTTTGATGAGAGCTTACAGCGTGAGTTGTCACCTTTATTAACGAAGTATATAAATAGACACAAGGAACAATAA
- the tkt gene encoding transketolase, producing MDTNKMRQKMANTIRFLAADMVQKANSGHPGAPMGLADVAVVLSEHLNHNPKNPQWLNRDRLVFSGGHATGLIYSLYYLWGYGLEMEDLKQFRQLDSKTPGHPEYGHTEGVEITTGPLGQGVANAVGFSMASKFVGAQVNSETAKLVDHHVYCLCGDGDLEEGISYEACSLAGHNKLDNLILIYDSNRITIEGNTDLSISEDIRARFEAQGWEVLECNGHDYIEIDATITQAKKADRPVLIIANTIIAKGAGPLEGSHHAHGAPLGEDVIADGKRGAGFDPEKKFFVPQDVMIRFRCAIEEGDLVEREWIHSLKTAPLMEQNEALKALLNHDYSRIQWPAFEKADATRNTNGKILNAIAKAIPGFIGGSADLSPSNKTYLNDMGVYPKGKNIYFGIREHAMAAIANAMALYGPLMPFTSTFFVFSDYMKPAARIAALSGIQQFFIWTHDSIGVGEDGPTHEPIEQLSQFRALPNFYVWRPADGAENIEAWKTALAMENSPSAFVCSRQSLAVVPAPVKGEINRGGYLLASDENAVITLMASGSEVELALKTKEALNEKGVPANVVSVPCYDLFIEQDKAYIDEIIIPDTKKVAIEAARGLEWYRFADEVIGMDTFGASAPAKDLFEKFGFTVDAVLSKIK from the coding sequence ATGGATACTAATAAAATGCGTCAAAAAATGGCAAACACAATAAGATTTTTAGCAGCAGATATGGTGCAAAAGGCTAATTCAGGCCATCCGGGTGCACCGATGGGGCTTGCAGATGTTGCAGTGGTTTTAAGTGAACATCTCAATCATAATCCAAAAAACCCTCAGTGGCTTAATCGTGACAGACTTGTATTTTCAGGCGGGCATGCAACGGGTCTTATATATTCACTCTATTACCTTTGGGGATATGGCTTGGAGATGGAAGACTTGAAGCAGTTCCGTCAACTTGATTCAAAAACACCGGGACATCCGGAATACGGTCACACTGAAGGTGTAGAAATTACAACAGGTCCTTTGGGCCAAGGTGTTGCCAATGCTGTTGGTTTTTCAATGGCCTCAAAATTTGTAGGTGCACAGGTAAACTCTGAAACTGCAAAACTCGTTGATCATCATGTGTATTGTCTTTGTGGTGACGGTGACTTGGAAGAGGGTATAAGTTATGAGGCCTGTTCACTTGCAGGGCACAATAAACTTGACAATCTCATTTTGATTTATGATTCAAACCGTATTACTATTGAAGGAAATACGGACTTGAGTATTTCTGAAGATATTCGTGCACGTTTTGAAGCTCAGGGCTGGGAAGTGTTAGAGTGTAACGGACATGATTATATTGAAATTGATGCGACTATAACGCAGGCGAAAAAAGCTGACAGACCAGTTTTAATTATAGCAAATACTATCATTGCAAAGGGTGCAGGTCCTCTTGAAGGTTCTCACCATGCACATGGTGCTCCACTTGGAGAAGATGTTATTGCCGATGGAAAAAGAGGTGCAGGTTTTGATCCTGAGAAAAAGTTCTTTGTTCCCCAAGATGTCATGATACGTTTTAGATGTGCTATAGAAGAGGGTGATTTAGTAGAGCGCGAATGGATTCATTCACTTAAAACTGCTCCTTTAATGGAACAAAATGAAGCACTAAAAGCTCTTTTAAACCATGATTATTCAAGAATACAGTGGCCGGCTTTTGAAAAAGCGGACGCAACAAGAAATACAAACGGAAAAATACTGAATGCTATCGCCAAAGCTATTCCAGGATTTATAGGAGGCTCGGCAGATTTAAGCCCGTCTAATAAAACATATCTGAATGATATGGGTGTTTATCCTAAGGGTAAAAATATCTATTTTGGTATTCGTGAGCATGCTATGGCGGCTATTGCAAATGCAATGGCACTTTATGGTCCTTTGATGCCGTTTACTTCTACATTCTTTGTTTTTTCAGATTATATGAAACCTGCAGCGAGGATTGCGGCACTCTCTGGTATTCAACAGTTCTTTATATGGACGCATGACAGTATCGGTGTAGGTGAAGATGGTCCTACGCATGAGCCGATTGAACAATTATCACAGTTTCGTGCATTACCTAACTTTTATGTATGGCGTCCGGCTGATGGAGCGGAAAATATAGAGGCTTGGAAAACAGCACTTGCAATGGAGAACTCGCCGTCTGCTTTTGTATGTTCTCGTCAAAGTCTTGCAGTTGTACCTGCTCCTGTAAAAGGTGAAATCAACCGTGGTGGATATCTTTTAGCAAGTGATGAAAATGCCGTAATTACGCTTATGGCTTCAGGAAGTGAAGTTGAATTGGCGCTAAAAACAAAAGAAGCACTCAATGAAAAAGGTGTACCGGCAAATGTTGTTTCTGTGCCTTGTTATGATTTATTTATAGAGCAAGATAAAGCATACATAGATGAAATCATAATTCCAGATACGAAAAAAGTGGCTATTGAAGCGGCTCGTGGATTGGAGTGGTACCGTTTTGCTGATGAAGTCATCGGTATGGATACATTTGGTGCATCTGCACCGGCAAAAGATCTGTTTGAGAAATTCGGGTTTACTGTAGATGCAGTACTTTCAAAAATAAAGTAA